Proteins found in one Nostoc sp. NIES-3756 genomic segment:
- a CDS encoding NarK family nitrate/nitrite MFS transporter, with protein MLKELFSIRDRYRILHQTWFAFFLTFVCWFNFAPFATTIGKQLHLLPEQIKTLGICNLALTIPARLIIGMLLDKFGPRKTYSILLIFAAVPCLATALSQDFNQLVISRLLMGIVGSGFVVGIRMVAEWFSPKEMGIAQGIYGGWGNFGAFGAEFALPMIAVATGFLAGGASNWRLAIALTGIIAAIYGVIYYNTVQDTPPGKTYQRPKKNGALEVTSVKSFWAMLVSNFGLIFALGLLAWRLAQKNIHFLTISQMYLVWFLLAGLFTCQTYQAYQVNKELLLGKKTYPPSGRYQFGQVALLEFTYVTNFGSELAVVSMLPAFFEKTFALEHVVAGMIAAIYPFLNLFSRPSGGLISDKFGSRKWTMTIISAGIGVSYLTAHFINGNWPIPVAIAVTMFAAYFAQAGCGATYGIVPLIKKEATGQIAGNVGAYGNFGGVVYLTIFSLTDAPTLFTTMGIAALICAFMCAFLLKEPQGSFAGTSESELANNTPQNPAFLAED; from the coding sequence ATGCTGAAAGAATTATTTTCCATCAGGGATCGCTATCGCATCTTACATCAGACTTGGTTTGCTTTCTTTCTTACCTTTGTCTGTTGGTTTAACTTCGCTCCTTTTGCAACTACTATTGGTAAACAATTACATTTATTACCAGAGCAAATCAAAACATTAGGTATTTGTAACCTCGCTTTAACAATTCCCGCGCGGTTGATTATCGGGATGCTACTAGATAAATTCGGCCCCCGCAAAACCTACTCTATCCTACTGATATTTGCGGCGGTTCCTTGTTTAGCAACAGCGCTATCTCAAGACTTTAATCAGTTAGTTATCAGTCGCCTGTTGATGGGAATTGTTGGTTCTGGGTTTGTTGTGGGTATCCGCATGGTGGCTGAATGGTTCTCACCTAAAGAGATGGGAATTGCACAAGGAATTTATGGAGGTTGGGGTAATTTTGGTGCATTTGGCGCAGAATTTGCCCTACCAATGATTGCGGTGGCTACAGGCTTTTTAGCGGGTGGCGCTTCTAATTGGCGTTTAGCGATCGCTCTTACTGGTATCATTGCCGCTATCTACGGCGTAATCTATTACAATACTGTTCAAGATACACCCCCAGGCAAAACTTACCAAAGACCTAAGAAAAATGGTGCGTTGGAAGTCACCAGCGTTAAAAGCTTCTGGGCGATGTTAGTTTCCAACTTTGGTTTAATATTTGCTTTGGGTTTATTAGCTTGGCGTTTAGCACAAAAGAATATTCACTTTCTCACAATTAGCCAGATGTATTTGGTCTGGTTCCTATTAGCTGGGTTGTTTACTTGCCAAACATATCAAGCTTATCAAGTCAACAAAGAATTACTGCTTGGTAAAAAAACTTACCCACCATCTGGGCGCTATCAATTTGGACAAGTTGCCTTACTTGAATTTACTTATGTAACTAACTTTGGTAGTGAATTGGCTGTTGTTTCCATGCTACCCGCCTTCTTTGAAAAAACCTTTGCTTTAGAACACGTAGTTGCTGGGATGATTGCCGCGATCTATCCCTTCCTCAACTTATTTTCTCGTCCTAGCGGTGGCTTGATTTCTGATAAATTTGGCTCTCGTAAATGGACAATGACAATCATTAGTGCCGGGATTGGCGTAAGTTATTTAACTGCTCATTTTATTAATGGTAACTGGCCAATTCCTGTTGCGATCGCTGTCACTATGTTTGCCGCCTACTTTGCACAAGCTGGCTGTGGTGCAACATATGGTATCGTTCCCTTAATTAAGAAAGAAGCTACCGGACAAATTGCTGGTAATGTAGGCGCTTATGGTAATTTTGGTGGTGTAGTTTATCTGACTATTTTCAGTCTCACCGATGCACCCACCTTGTTTACCACAATGGGTATAGCTGCTTTAATTTGTGCTTTTATGTGCGCTTTTCTCCTCAAGGAACCTCAAGGTTCATTTGCTGGTACTTCCGAAAGTGAATTAGCAAATAATACGCCGCAAAATCCGGCATTTTTAGCAGAGGACTAA
- a CDS encoding molybdopterin oxidoreductase family protein translates to MSEFTKTLCPYCGVGCGLEVSPPAQANKATNRDSQGNPIWRVRGDKAHPSSQGMVCVKGATIAESLDKNRLHYPMVRDSLDQEFRRVSWDEAFDLITKRIQTVRFTQGPEAVCMYGSGQFQTEDYYLAQKLMKGCLGSNNFDANSRLCMSSAVSGYIQSFGADGPPCCYEDLELTDCAFLIGTNTAECHPIVFNRLEKYHRKNRKVKMIVVDPRRTPTAEAADLHLAINPGTDIDLLNGIAHLLMRWNMIDVGFIDDCTRDFSAYAEVIRHYSPEVVARQCGISIEDLETAARYWGESGRVLSMWSMGVNQSSEGTAKVRTIINLHLMTGQIGKPGAGPFSLTGQPNAMGGREAGGLAHLLPGYRLIKNPQHRAEVEQLWELNPGQISPHPGLTAWDMITGLETGDVGVLWIAATNPAVSMPDLERTKKALLRSPFTIYQDAYYPTETAAYAHVLLPAAQWGEKTGIMTNSERRVTLCQAFRQPPREAKPDWEIFAEVGRRLGFADQFAFTNSAQVYAEFVQLTKGRPCDMSGITHEQLQAQGPTQWPHPEMGSGDNSKRLYTDLRFHTPDGRARFGAYYSKGLAEPPDPDYPFVLTTGRLYGHWHTQTRTGRIEKIRSMHPQPFIEIHPRDAAKLAIQDKQVIEVRSRRGVAQFPAKVTKAIAPGTVFVPMHWGTLWADNAEANALTHPESCPDSLQPELKACAVQLIPIAVEIPAQNYQLQSSQW, encoded by the coding sequence ATGAGTGAATTTACCAAAACTCTTTGCCCCTACTGTGGTGTCGGCTGTGGACTAGAAGTATCACCACCAGCTCAAGCCAACAAAGCCACTAATCGAGACAGCCAAGGAAATCCGATATGGCGGGTACGTGGCGATAAAGCCCACCCATCTAGTCAGGGTATGGTGTGCGTCAAAGGCGCAACGATCGCTGAATCTTTGGATAAAAATAGACTACATTACCCGATGGTACGCGACTCTTTAGATCAAGAGTTCCGCCGCGTCAGTTGGGATGAAGCTTTTGACCTCATCACCAAACGTATTCAAACTGTACGCTTCACCCAAGGGCCAGAAGCTGTATGTATGTATGGTTCCGGTCAGTTTCAAACCGAAGATTACTACTTAGCCCAAAAATTAATGAAAGGGTGTTTGGGTAGTAACAACTTTGATGCAAACTCCCGCCTATGTATGTCCAGTGCGGTATCTGGCTACATCCAAAGTTTTGGGGCTGATGGGCCTCCCTGCTGTTACGAAGACTTAGAGTTAACCGACTGTGCATTTTTAATTGGAACTAACACCGCCGAATGTCACCCCATCGTTTTTAACCGTCTGGAAAAGTACCACCGCAAAAACCGCAAGGTAAAAATGATTGTGGTCGATCCTCGACGTACACCCACCGCCGAAGCCGCAGACTTACATTTAGCAATAAATCCCGGTACAGATATCGACTTGTTAAATGGTATCGCCCATTTATTGATGCGCTGGAACATGATAGATGTGGGTTTCATCGATGACTGTACTCGTGATTTCTCTGCTTATGCTGAGGTAATTCGCCACTATTCGCCGGAGGTGGTAGCGCGTCAATGTGGTATCAGCATTGAAGATTTGGAAACAGCCGCCCGTTATTGGGGAGAGTCGGGGCGTGTGTTGTCGATGTGGTCGATGGGGGTAAATCAATCGAGTGAAGGTACAGCTAAGGTAAGAACGATTATCAATCTACACTTGATGACAGGTCAAATTGGTAAACCAGGGGCGGGGCCTTTCTCTCTTACTGGACAACCCAATGCAATGGGGGGTCGAGAAGCTGGCGGTTTAGCCCATTTGTTACCCGGTTATCGATTAATAAAAAATCCTCAACATCGTGCAGAGGTGGAACAACTTTGGGAATTAAATCCTGGACAAATTTCCCCTCATCCTGGTTTAACAGCTTGGGATATGATTACAGGTTTGGAAACTGGTGATGTGGGGGTATTGTGGATTGCAGCTACTAACCCAGCTGTAAGTATGCCAGATTTGGAACGGACGAAAAAGGCATTATTGCGATCGCCTTTCACAATTTACCAAGATGCCTACTATCCCACAGAAACGGCTGCTTATGCTCATGTCCTGCTTCCTGCGGCTCAGTGGGGTGAGAAAACTGGTATCATGACTAACTCAGAGCGTCGCGTTACCCTGTGTCAAGCCTTCCGCCAACCGCCAAGGGAAGCTAAACCAGATTGGGAAATTTTCGCGGAAGTTGGACGCAGATTAGGGTTTGCTGACCAATTCGCCTTTACCAACTCAGCCCAAGTCTACGCCGAGTTTGTCCAACTAACTAAGGGTCGTCCTTGTGATATGTCCGGTATTACTCACGAACAATTACAGGCGCAAGGGCCTACACAATGGCCGCATCCAGAAATGGGGAGTGGAGACAACAGCAAAAGACTTTATACTGACTTACGCTTTCACACTCCTGATGGTCGGGCTAGATTTGGTGCTTATTATTCTAAAGGATTGGCAGAACCACCAGACCCAGATTATCCTTTTGTCTTAACTACTGGTCGTTTATACGGACATTGGCACACACAAACTCGGACTGGTCGGATTGAGAAAATTCGCTCGATGCACCCCCAACCATTTATCGAAATTCATCCCCGTGATGCGGCGAAGTTAGCAATTCAAGATAAGCAAGTAATAGAAGTGCGATCGCGTCGTGGTGTTGCTCAGTTTCCTGCTAAAGTGACAAAAGCGATCGCCCCTGGTACAGTTTTTGTGCCTATGCACTGGGGTACACTCTGGGCAGATAATGCCGAAGCTAACGCCCTCACCCATCCTGAATCTTGTCCTGATTCACTGCAACCGGAGTTAAAAGCCTGTGCAGTACAACTAATACCTATTGCTGTAGAAATTCCAGCCCAAAATTATCAACTCCAGTCTTCTCAATGGTAA
- a CDS encoding phosphate-starvation-inducible PsiE family protein → MKRLIRKVFGWVKDENFMHGIENVEVIVSKVLSIFMVLVILVAIVDLGIFIVKEVFTVPYGKINTTLFKVFGLFLNILIALEILENITAYLKKHVFQVELVIVTSLIAVARKIIILDLEKVQGIDIIGLGTAVLALSISYLIIRSSNSDSRN, encoded by the coding sequence ATGAAAAGGTTAATCAGGAAAGTTTTTGGCTGGGTAAAAGACGAGAACTTCATGCACGGTATCGAAAATGTAGAGGTAATAGTCTCTAAAGTTCTCTCTATTTTTATGGTGCTAGTAATTTTAGTAGCGATTGTTGATTTAGGAATTTTTATCGTTAAAGAAGTTTTTACTGTTCCCTACGGCAAAATCAATACTACACTATTTAAAGTTTTTGGTTTATTCTTAAATATTTTAATTGCTCTAGAAATATTAGAAAATATTACCGCTTATCTGAAAAAACACGTTTTTCAGGTTGAGTTAGTAATTGTTACTTCTTTAATCGCTGTGGCTAGAAAGATTATTATTCTTGATTTGGAAAAAGTTCAAGGTATTGATATAATCGGTTTAGGAACGGCTGTTTTAGCTCTCTCAATTAGTTATTTAATTATCCGCTCTAGTAACTCAGACAGTAGAAATTAA
- a CDS encoding nitrate reductase associated protein: MTDFFQFEADFVDSLRCIPMQVRYKLDTCGIKLKLSDWNHMTQAEREALVELPCSTETEIQAYQDYLQQLIIKHTGTPPTTLPIEPEPAWLNSNTIPNSIQDKAQEIGINITLSHWVSLTPLQRFALIKLSRSGHENKNFPKAIAEFHLH; encoded by the coding sequence ATGACAGATTTCTTTCAATTTGAAGCAGATTTTGTTGATTCTCTACGCTGCATACCAATGCAGGTGCGCTACAAACTTGATACCTGTGGCATTAAGCTAAAGCTATCAGATTGGAATCACATGACTCAAGCTGAACGAGAAGCTTTAGTTGAATTACCTTGCAGTACAGAAACAGAAATTCAAGCTTACCAAGACTATCTTCAACAATTAATTATCAAACATACTGGCACACCACCTACTACTTTACCTATCGAACCTGAGCCAGCTTGGTTAAACTCAAACACCATACCAAATAGTATTCAAGATAAAGCGCAAGAAATAGGCATAAATATTACCTTGTCACATTGGGTAAGTTTAACACCATTACAGCGTTTCGCCTTGATTAAACTCAGCCGTTCTGGACACGAAAACAAGAATTTTCCCAAAGCGATCGCAGAATTTCATCTTCATTAG